From the genome of Adhaeribacter pallidiroseus:
TTAATGGTTATGCGTTCGTCGCGAATGCGGTCGCAGGGAGAGTAGCCATTATCCAGAGCCGTTAAGTAAACAAACGGTTTAAAGGTAGAACCCGCTTGCCGTTTGGCTTGCCGGACGTGATCGTATTTAAAATATTTGAAATTAATACCGCCGACCCAGGCTTTAATCTGACCGTTGAAAGGGTCCATGGTCATCATGCCCGCGTGCAGAAACCGTTTGTAATGGCGCAACGAATCTAGGGGGCTTAGGGTCGTATCTTTTTCGCCTTGCCAGGTAAAAACGGTCATTTTCCGGGGCGTGTTCATCAGCTCATTAATTTTTGTCTGATCGTTGCCGTATAGCCGTTTTAATTTTTGATAATATTCCGTGCGATGCGCAATGGTTTCGATGAAGTTCGGGATCTCCTGATCTTTTTCATCTACCCAAGGGTTTTTACCTTTCCAGTGGCGATTAAATTTTTTCTGCAAATCGCGCATTTTTTCTTCTACTGCTGCCTCGGCCAAGGCTTGCATCCGCGAATCAATGGTTGTGTAGATTTTTAAGCCGCTGGCGTAAATATCATATTTATTGTAGCCGGCTTTTTTGTTTTCTTCGGCACACCATTTTTTCACAAAGTCGTTTACGGCGCCTCTAAAATAAGTAGCCGGACCTTCGTAATGCTTTTCTACTTTATACTTAAGGGTAATCGGTAAGCCTTTTAAAGAATCAGCGGCAGCTGGGCTAACAATCTGGTACTTGGCCATTTTGTCAATTACAAAATTGCGCTTGGCTAAAGCATTTTTAGGGTTAAACTTAGGGCTGTAGCGCGAAGGAGCATTTACCAAACCTACCATCATGGCTGCTTCTTCCGGCTTGAGGCTATCCGGCGATGTGCTGAAGAAAGTTTTGGAGGCTACTTTAATACCGTAAGAGTTGGAACCAAAATCTACGGTATTCAGGTACATAGTCACGATTTCTTCTTTGGTATAATTGCGTTCCAGCTGCACCGCCAAGGTCCATTCTTTCGTTTTGCTGATCAGGGTGTTTAACAAGGGAATGTGCCCCAAAGCCCCGCGGGAATCATCGGTACGGGTTTTATACAGGTTTTTGGCTAATTGCTGGGTAATGGTACTGCCGCCGCGTTTCTCCCCCCGTAAGGTAAAATAAAATATAGAGCCCAAGGCTTGGGGATCTATGCCGGAGTGCTGGTAAAAACGCACATCTTCGGTAGCAATTAAAGTTTTAATTAAAATGGGCGAAATTTTAGAATAAGAAACGGGGCTGCGGTTTTCCGTAAAATATTTGCCTATTAACAAACCGTCGGCGGTATAAAGCTCCGAGGCTATTTCACTACTCGGGTTTTCTAATTTTTCTAAACCGGGCGAGGAACCAAATAAATACAGGAAATTCACCGACACAAAAACCACGTAAATAAGCAGCAATGCGATACTTACCAGAAAACCCCGCCAAAGAAAATGAACACTTTTTTGGTAAACAGATTTATATTGCTTTTCAGCCATTCTATAAAGTCAAAATCTACAATAAAGAACAGTTTATACCCATTCCCCGAAAACCGGACGTAAATATACTTTATCCTGTTTACATAAACGGATTCGCGTTAGAAAAAATGCCATAGCTGTAAATGTTTGCTCTGTTAACGAATAGGAGTAAATTTTTAAGCTTTTTACCAAGCGTTTTTAAAAATGGATATAAATAATGAGACCGGAAGGAGTAAAATTTAAAAAAACACGGAGTCTATACCTGACCAATTGGGGAAAGAAGAATTCTTAAAAAGGTTGGAGTAAGTTGAAGAGGGTGGAATTATAGAAAGCTAAAATCAGCTTACATCTTTTTTGAGCAGGGTAAATTACCTGTGAGTTTTTATTAGTTATCATTTAGGAGGAAGTAAGTCATAGATCATACGGAAACCCAGACAGTGTAAATACCGGCACTTACTTATTCCTACAATTAATAATACCTGATCTGAAAAGGTAGATGCGCTATAAAACGTTGTTAACAAACTTACCTTTAGCCGAAAAAATTTAAAAAATCAGCCTGGTTTAACTAAAAGGCAGTTGCATAAACGGTATAAATATTTATTAAATTAAGAAGCCGCTGTAAAGAAAAGCCCTCTGAATAATTAAGTCCAGAGGGCTGAGCAATTCATGTGCTAGCCAAAATTATTTTTGGAAGGGCTATTTAGCCGAAGCTTCCAGGTCGTCGAGGGTCCAGTATTTTTGCCGGTTGGTAGTTTGTGACCTGATTTCTTTTACTTCTTCGGGTTTTACAATAGGCGCTTTGTTGTACATATCGTTCCGGACATAACTTAAAACGGCGGCAATCCATTCATCCTCGTTATGCCCCATCGCCGGCATTACATCCGGATAAGTTTTACCTTCTACCGGGCCGGATAAACCATGCAGTAAAATTCGGATAATGTTTGCTTTTTCCCCGTTAACGCGCTTTGATCGGGAAAGCGGGGGAGCGACCATATCGTTACTGCCCAAAGCAATACCTTTACCGTCTTGGCCATGGCAAGAAGCGCAAACCTGCTGAAAAATAACGGCGCCTTTGGTCAGCAAATTTCGGTCGTAAGAACTTAACTTCCGGTTTTCTTCTTTTCTCCGGGCAAGAGCTTCTTCGGTTTTTACCCGGCTTTTTTCTGATTCCGCCAACATGGGTACGTTGGGATTGCGCGCAATCAGCGCTTGCACCATTTGGCGTCCTTGCTCATTTTTCAGCGTCCGCAGCGACAAGGCCAGTTGAATTTTAACCTCGGCGTTCGGGTCATTCATTAAAGAATTTAATTGTTGAATAACTTCCGGATCGTTCTTTTTTAAAAATATCTCACTAATCCATACCGCTGTTTTTCTTACCTGCGCATTGTTGTCTTTTAATGCCTGTAACAAGGTGTTTTTATCAATGGCTTCCAGGCCTTCTAACGTCCATAGCGCATGAATTTTACCTAAATGGCTGGGTTCTTTCCGCCAAAACAAAAGTTTATCTAACCAGGAGGGTTTTGCCGTGGCTAAATTTTTTAAAGCGGGTACTACCGACAAATCACCGCGCACAATTAATAGCTTTTGGGCATTATCGCGCCACCATCCGTTGGGGTGGCTAAGGTAGGTTACTAAAGTGGCCGCATTTTCATTCAGCAAGTTGGGTTTATTCGGATCGGGTTTAAAATCATCGTGCACAATCCGGTAAATACGACCTCGTCCTTTGTTTTTGTCCATTCCTTTAGCTAGAATTTGGGGCCGAATGTAGCTGCCTTCTTTGGTCCACTCGCTTTCCTGAATAATGCCGTGGTACATATCCACCACGTACAACAAACCATCCGGGCCGGTTGCGGTATTTACCGGTCGAAAATTCATATCGGAAGAAGCTAAAAACTCGCTTTGTTCATAGGCATTTTGCAAGGAAATTTTGCCATTCTGGTTGATAACTTTGGCCCGGCGAATTAAACGGCCCACCGGCTCGGGTGTAAAAAAATCTCCCTGCAAATCCTGGGGCAAGCGGTCGCCGCGGAATATGGTTTGTCCGCCACTGGAGGTAAAGTGGTTGAGTGTATTATCTTCGGGGCGCATTCTTTTCCGGCCGCCTTGGGCATCTACCGTTCCAATAATGGGCCAGGTGGCTAAGAAAGCTTCGTTGTATTGCTCCTTAAAATCCAGGCGGCCGTAGGCTGGATTTTGCTGAAAAGAAACGGCCGGGCGTTCGGCGCCTCCTGCCGAGAAAAACAAACGGCCGTAATTATCCTGGGCTACGCCCCATTGTCCACCCGGATCTTCCACCAAAGAATCGGCCGCGATTATGCCGTTTTTGTACCGGAAACGAATAGGATCCCGGGACACGTAAATGTAATTATCCAGGTTCCAGATTAAGCCGCTTTTCTGGTGCTCCAGATTTCGGGTATCTACCAGGTTGTTTTCGTAAACGCGTATTTTTTCGTCCGCTACCCCATCTTGGTTGGTGTCGCGGTAACTCCACAAATGGTTAGTGTTGGTTTCGTTTACAATTAGCCGATCATCGAGGGGCAAAATCATGCGGGGCAATACCAGATTATCAATGTATACGGTGGCTTTATCCATTTTGCCATCGTGGTTGGTATCTTCCAGGAGTTTAATCCGGCTGATGGGCTTGTATTTATCGGTACCGTACACATCCAACATGTAAGTATTCATTTCGGCTACAAACAACCGGCCGTTTCCATCCCAGGCAATAGCTACCGGTTCCTGGATCATGGGTTCGCTGGCCACCAGTTCCAGATGATAACCGGGTGGAAGCTGCACTTTTTTTAAACTTTCTTCCGGTGACAAAGGCGCAGAAGGCGGGTCTTTGTCTACTACTTTTCGGACGGGTGCAATGGTTGAAGTGGCTGGTTCGGGCGTTTTACAAGTAAAAACGAACGCTAATACAACAACACTGAGACTCCAGGATTTTATTTTCATGAGAATTCAGAATATTACCAAACTCTAAAATACTAAGCTTTTGGTTGTTGAAAGTAATTTTTTTAAATTGTTTAACTACTTTGCGCCTACACGCCAGTTATGCTTCCGGAAGTTACCGGCGTAATAAATTTTAAAAGTTGCCCCTGTCCAATTAGCGGCACATTCAAGTATAATTCTGCTAACCAAAAGAATGGGTGGAACTAATCTTTTTTAAGGTCAGATATTTTAAAAATTAGCAACAGCCCGAATCTTTTTTAAAATAATTTACATCTACAAGGCCAGAGAAACCTTCGCCCCAATTAAGGATTTTACTTTTAGTTAAGTTCACGTACTCAGCCGAACTGATAATGGGCAAACAATCAAAGAGTTTATTTTAGAAATGCGCCGCCATAATCTTTTGGGGTAGCTAATGAACCTATGCTTCCATCGAAGGGATCTTTACCGCAGGGCCTTATTAAACCGAAAAGAATACCACTTTATAAGGGCATTTACCTTTGCCGGGTTGTGAAATCTTAATCTAGCGGCGAAAATTTAAAAAAGTAACCATTTAAATAAATCGGATTGATTTTAAATTCTAAAGGTTGTTAAAAATATACACATACAATGCCCTGCCACTAATT
Proteins encoded in this window:
- a CDS encoding penicillin-binding protein 1A produces the protein MAEKQYKSVYQKSVHFLWRGFLVSIALLLIYVVFVSVNFLYLFGSSPGLEKLENPSSEIASELYTADGLLIGKYFTENRSPVSYSKISPILIKTLIATEDVRFYQHSGIDPQALGSIFYFTLRGEKRGGSTITQQLAKNLYKTRTDDSRGALGHIPLLNTLISKTKEWTLAVQLERNYTKEEIVTMYLNTVDFGSNSYGIKVASKTFFSTSPDSLKPEEAAMMVGLVNAPSRYSPKFNPKNALAKRNFVIDKMAKYQIVSPAAADSLKGLPITLKYKVEKHYEGPATYFRGAVNDFVKKWCAEENKKAGYNKYDIYASGLKIYTTIDSRMQALAEAAVEEKMRDLQKKFNRHWKGKNPWVDEKDQEIPNFIETIAHRTEYYQKLKRLYGNDQTKINELMNTPRKMTVFTWQGEKDTTLSPLDSLRHYKRFLHAGMMTMDPFNGQIKAWVGGINFKYFKYDHVRQAKRQAGSTFKPFVYLTALDNGYSPCDRIRDERITIKYVENGKPMEWQPDNVTRSYTGINMTLRQAMARSVNSVTAQLTEQVGWDRVAQYAHRLGISTPLQSVPSIGLGSGGDVSVYDMVSAYGTFVNNGFRSDPMFVTRIEDRNGNVIQQFSPRQKKVISEETAFLMVHMLKGGMEEPGGTSQALWEYDLWKNGNEIGGKTGTTSNYSDGWYMGITKDLVSGVWVGGEDRSIHFRTSSTGEGSKTALPIFGLFMEKLYKAKDLAYKMGRFPKATVKIRKDYYCPTPRYSAPKSDSLSTDQLLEKLNDSLPADI
- a CDS encoding DUF7133 domain-containing protein, whose translation is MKIKSWSLSVVVLAFVFTCKTPEPATSTIAPVRKVVDKDPPSAPLSPEESLKKVQLPPGYHLELVASEPMIQEPVAIAWDGNGRLFVAEMNTYMLDVYGTDKYKPISRIKLLEDTNHDGKMDKATVYIDNLVLPRMILPLDDRLIVNETNTNHLWSYRDTNQDGVADEKIRVYENNLVDTRNLEHQKSGLIWNLDNYIYVSRDPIRFRYKNGIIAADSLVEDPGGQWGVAQDNYGRLFFSAGGAERPAVSFQQNPAYGRLDFKEQYNEAFLATWPIIGTVDAQGGRKRMRPEDNTLNHFTSSGGQTIFRGDRLPQDLQGDFFTPEPVGRLIRRAKVINQNGKISLQNAYEQSEFLASSDMNFRPVNTATGPDGLLYVVDMYHGIIQESEWTKEGSYIRPQILAKGMDKNKGRGRIYRIVHDDFKPDPNKPNLLNENAATLVTYLSHPNGWWRDNAQKLLIVRGDLSVVPALKNLATAKPSWLDKLLFWRKEPSHLGKIHALWTLEGLEAIDKNTLLQALKDNNAQVRKTAVWISEIFLKKNDPEVIQQLNSLMNDPNAEVKIQLALSLRTLKNEQGRQMVQALIARNPNVPMLAESEKSRVKTEEALARRKEENRKLSSYDRNLLTKGAVIFQQVCASCHGQDGKGIALGSNDMVAPPLSRSKRVNGEKANIIRILLHGLSGPVEGKTYPDVMPAMGHNEDEWIAAVLSYVRNDMYNKAPIVKPEEVKEIRSQTTNRQKYWTLDDLEASAK